Proteins encoded by one window of Sinorhizobium arboris LMG 14919:
- a CDS encoding ABC transporter permease: MSSEQSKPAAAPVLPGTWGIRETAIKYGFLMLLAGMVLYFSLVTGGFASPQSAVFILQSVSITGILALGVTATLVVGGFDLSIGSVATTAMMASSYVMVVMGGDALTAALVCLAVGALVGLINGFIIVYMRVPDLLATLGMMFLLLGLQRIPTEGRSIAAGMTLPDGSVATGVFSPAFLALGRHRFDLVLPNLVPVSVVVLVALAIAIWFFLEYTRFGRIMYAVGSNERAAALAGAPVNAYKISAYVISGVFASIGGILLAARLGRGDIASGNNLLLDAVAAALIGFAVLGAAKPNAFGTAVGALFVGILLQGLTMMNAPYYTQDFIKGAVLVVALIFTFALSKRGKR, translated from the coding sequence ATGAGCAGTGAACAGAGCAAACCCGCCGCAGCCCCCGTACTTCCAGGCACGTGGGGCATCAGGGAAACCGCGATCAAGTACGGCTTCCTCATGCTGCTCGCCGGCATGGTTCTTTATTTCTCGCTCGTAACCGGAGGTTTTGCCTCCCCTCAAAGCGCCGTCTTCATTTTGCAATCCGTGTCGATAACCGGCATTCTCGCCCTCGGCGTGACGGCGACGCTTGTCGTCGGTGGGTTCGACCTCTCCATAGGCTCGGTCGCCACCACCGCGATGATGGCTTCCTCCTATGTCATGGTGGTGATGGGGGGCGACGCGCTTACGGCGGCGCTCGTCTGTCTTGCCGTCGGCGCGCTCGTTGGCCTGATCAACGGCTTCATCATCGTCTACATGCGCGTTCCGGACCTTCTGGCTACCCTCGGCATGATGTTCCTGCTGCTCGGCCTTCAGCGCATCCCGACCGAAGGCCGCTCGATTGCTGCGGGCATGACGCTGCCCGACGGTTCGGTTGCGACCGGCGTCTTCAGTCCGGCTTTCCTGGCGCTCGGTCGCCACCGCTTCGATCTCGTCCTGCCCAACCTCGTGCCGGTCTCGGTCGTGGTGCTCGTGGCGCTCGCCATAGCGATCTGGTTCTTCCTCGAATACACCCGCTTCGGCCGCATAATGTATGCGGTCGGATCCAATGAGCGCGCGGCCGCGCTCGCGGGGGCGCCGGTCAATGCTTACAAGATCTCGGCCTACGTCATTTCCGGCGTCTTCGCCTCTATCGGCGGCATTCTGCTCGCAGCACGCCTCGGCCGCGGCGATATCGCTTCCGGAAACAACCTGCTGCTCGACGCTGTCGCCGCCGCGCTGATCGGTTTTGCCGTGTTGGGCGCGGCCAAGCCGAATGCTTTCGGAACGGCCGTAGGCGCGCTTTTCGTCGGCATCCTCTTGCAGGGCCTGACGATGATGAACGCGCCTTACTACACGCAGGATTTCATCAAGGGCGCGGTGCTCGTCGTCGCCCTGATCTTTACCTTTGCGCTCTCGAAAAGAGGCAAACGCTGA